In Drosophila santomea strain STO CAGO 1482 chromosome 2L, Prin_Dsan_1.1, whole genome shotgun sequence, a single window of DNA contains:
- the LOC120456783 gene encoding uncharacterized protein LOC120456783 isoform X2, with protein MKLLFGLLMTVLALSGVFTLPARSDPKDDSEEIKVPSRPQPESDFHNFRGVIDTGSGYPFLQPHPSSFNVGFFDSFDDLFRRLRTRLWPVIGSDSGEDGARPTGDSDDSSDGSGAGFSFGVRPLIPLDSKNGNTTSTIKVVDGHKVEVNETVYGDSNSVFKVRLVNVRPLESGEEVAQGVHTSGGGFQPALNPVTSAPPKKVEEADEEDEDDRREPLEKQTEDNEVRDIDEPQTPNSKHPISVRI; from the exons CTCGCAGCGACCCGAAGGACGATTCGGAGGAAATTAAAGTACCATCACGCCCTCAGCCCGAATCGGATTTCCATAACTTCCGCGGCGTCATCGATACCGGCTCTGGTTATCCCTTCCTTCAGCCGCATCCTTCGAGCTTCAATGTGGGCTTCTTCGACTCCTTCGATG aTCTCTTCCGCCGTCTGCGCACCCGTCTCTGGCCTGTGATTGGCAGCGATTCTGGTGAGGATGGCGCTCGTCCGACCGGCGACTCTGACGATTCCAGTGATGGCAGTGGAGCAGGCTTTTCATTCGGAGTGCGTCCTTTGATTCCGCTGGATTCCAAGAACGGCAACACTACCTCCACCATTAAG GTTGTCGATGGCCATAAGGTTGAGGTCAACGAGACGGTGTATGGTGATAGCAACAGCGTTTTCAAGGTCCGCTTGGTGAACGTGCGTCCTCTGGAGAGCGGCGAGGAGGTGGCCCAGGGAGTGCACACCAGTGGAGGTGGCTTCCAGCCGGCGTTGAATCCCGTCACCTCTGCCCCACCCAAGAAGGTGGAGGAGGCcgacgaggaggacgaggacgatCGCCGTGAGCCGCTGGAGAAGCAGACGGAGGATAACGAGGTGCGCGACATTGATGAGCCCCAG ACTCCGAATTCGAAGCATCCGATATCAGTGAGGATATAG
- the LOC120456783 gene encoding midasin isoform X1, with translation MKLLFGLLMTVLALSGVFTLPARSDPKDDSEEIKVPSRPQPESDFHNFRGVIDTGSGYPFLQPHPSSFNVGFFDSFDDLFRRLRTRLWPVIGSDSGEDGARPTGDSDDSSDGSGAGFSFGVRPLIPLDSKNGNTTSTIKVVDGHKVEVNETVYGDSNSVFKVRLVNVRPLESGEEVAQGVHTSGGGFQPALNPVTSAPPKKVEEADEEDEDDRREPLEKQTEDNEVRDIDEPQSTTPTTTSYTTNPHTSSPIDSEFEASDISEDIAESLPKEQKNTMDQLQQMMESVQKEIRHEEELEQDHEDKEYLEKKEKKEREEFDSSDDEDAESTTPVVMSDTFNDEWAEFDQDQERDHETEDQEPELDIENDLNNEIDIEENFVPIDLSNDIAVNDVAAADPHFPINTDAEFIVHPAVVRTMPMFEKLSLGEPAK, from the exons CTCGCAGCGACCCGAAGGACGATTCGGAGGAAATTAAAGTACCATCACGCCCTCAGCCCGAATCGGATTTCCATAACTTCCGCGGCGTCATCGATACCGGCTCTGGTTATCCCTTCCTTCAGCCGCATCCTTCGAGCTTCAATGTGGGCTTCTTCGACTCCTTCGATG aTCTCTTCCGCCGTCTGCGCACCCGTCTCTGGCCTGTGATTGGCAGCGATTCTGGTGAGGATGGCGCTCGTCCGACCGGCGACTCTGACGATTCCAGTGATGGCAGTGGAGCAGGCTTTTCATTCGGAGTGCGTCCTTTGATTCCGCTGGATTCCAAGAACGGCAACACTACCTCCACCATTAAG GTTGTCGATGGCCATAAGGTTGAGGTCAACGAGACGGTGTATGGTGATAGCAACAGCGTTTTCAAGGTCCGCTTGGTGAACGTGCGTCCTCTGGAGAGCGGCGAGGAGGTGGCCCAGGGAGTGCACACCAGTGGAGGTGGCTTCCAGCCGGCGTTGAATCCCGTCACCTCTGCCCCACCCAAGAAGGTGGAGGAGGCcgacgaggaggacgaggacgatCGCCGTGAGCCGCTGGAGAAGCAGACGGAGGATAACGAGGTGCGCGACATTGATGAGCCCCAG TCCACAACACCAACAACCACAAGTTATACCACAAATCCTCACACCAGCTCACCCATAGACTCCGAATTCGAAGCATCCGATATCAGTGAGGATATAGCGGAGTCCCTACCGAAAGAACAAAAGAACACCATGGATCAGCTGCAGCAAATGATGGAATCCGTGCAAAAGGAGATCAGACATGAGGAGGAACTGGAGCAGGATCACGAGGACAAGGAGTACTTGGAGAAGAAAGAGAAGAAGGAGCGCGAAGAATTCGATTCCTCGGACGATGAGGACGCCGAGTCTACAACTCCGGTCGTGATGAGCGACACCTTCAACGATGAGTGGGCCGAATTCGATCAGGATCAAGAGCGAGATCACGAGACTGAGGATCAGGAGCCCGAATTGGACATTGAAAACGATCTGAACAACGAGATCGATATCGAGGAGAACTTTGTGCCCATTGACCTATCCAACGATATAGCCGTCAACGATGTCGCTGCCGCAGatccccattttcccattaaTACCGATGCCGAGTTCATTGTGCACCCAGCTGTGGTTAGAACTATGCCCATGTTCGAAAAGCTTTCTTTAGGAGAGCCTGCGAAATGA
- the LOC120456783 gene encoding glutamic acid-rich protein isoform X3, translating into MDQLQQMMESVQKEIRHEEELEQDHEDKEYLEKKEKKEREEFDSSDDEDAESTTPVVMSDTFNDEWAEFDQDQERDHETEDQEPELDIENDLNNEIDIEENFVPIDLSNDIAVNDVAAADPHFPINTDAEFIVHPAVVRTMPMFEKLSLGEPAK; encoded by the coding sequence ATGGATCAGCTGCAGCAAATGATGGAATCCGTGCAAAAGGAGATCAGACATGAGGAGGAACTGGAGCAGGATCACGAGGACAAGGAGTACTTGGAGAAGAAAGAGAAGAAGGAGCGCGAAGAATTCGATTCCTCGGACGATGAGGACGCCGAGTCTACAACTCCGGTCGTGATGAGCGACACCTTCAACGATGAGTGGGCCGAATTCGATCAGGATCAAGAGCGAGATCACGAGACTGAGGATCAGGAGCCCGAATTGGACATTGAAAACGATCTGAACAACGAGATCGATATCGAGGAGAACTTTGTGCCCATTGACCTATCCAACGATATAGCCGTCAACGATGTCGCTGCCGCAGatccccattttcccattaaTACCGATGCCGAGTTCATTGTGCACCCAGCTGTGGTTAGAACTATGCCCATGTTCGAAAAGCTTTCTTTAGGAGAGCCTGCGAAATGA
- the LOC120458685 gene encoding polycystic kidney disease 2-like 1 protein produces the protein MAQQGQDGRPPSGPPGPPPPRPPKTPPGTLPRGTPTAATTTGDVTPARGPPPAPKRVSIGVGSTRPVPPAATDPAGPPPPAGKPVRDAGASTSPRSSLRDPGPSPSEKPSTSARTSVRDPGPSTSPSRPVSTKEPGRISIQEAGQSTSAKVVKLAAPDPRSAKPPEKEKFSLFKRKKKPEGSDATRPPAREPRIPSVTAASTLQNRAKTNRILYTTDEEVREALVEFSVFIIFLILTSLVVLSVRHTYMFYFNDTMKKLFTTREMVVAPSVTVGFEKLITVPDWWDYLKYNFLVTLHGDLTFMDEDQGNHTTPSPKPPKNEESPEGVAPEAPEAPEAPEGSPEVGRLVDDLQYYGNPYMDLRGHGRAKRQSSLDESSEDSSKDASEDVSDEYSKLDHDNISAHHLEGRVFLYENLLLGPPRLRQIRVRKESCYVNDAFIRYFNTCYAAYSAGAEDRKATHKGSPFRTMNDLDSTPIWTVLAFYRTGGYTVNLDYDKDKNVKIINNLQEIHWLDRGSRLCLVEFNLFNENTDIFQSVKLIAEIPPTGGVIPQAHLQTVKKYSFFTDRSMLMTVIYIFWYIMVIYYTIYEITEIRKSGVKIYFFSMLNILDCGILLGCYLALVYNIWHSFKVMSLTARAHTDVTYQSLDVLCFWNIIYVDMMAILAFLVWIKIFKFISFNKTLVQFTTTLKRCSKDLAGFSLMFGIVFLAYAQLGLLLFGTKHPDFRNFITSILTMIRMILGDFQYNLIEQANRVLGPIYFLTYILLVFFILLNMFLAIIMETYNTVKGEITQGRSHLGSYIYKKLAGTLYWITHCGRKRRPQPQTSINEDKDAEHDVGAAQDEPQEMRKNMTPAEQQYFQDIPQGENQEMVRLNNRVGLLEEILEKLINNMDDILKRIEKDHHNKKK, from the exons ATGGCCCAGCAAGGCCAGGACGGCAGGCCCCCAAGTGGTCCGCCAGGACCTCCTCCACCCCGTCCACCAAAAACGCCTCCGGGCACCTTGCCACGTGGAACGCCAACAGCAGCCACGACCACGGGCGATGTGACTCCGGCTCGAGGACCTCCGCCAGCGCCCAAACGCGTATCGATAGGAGTGGGCTCCACACGTCCTGTCCCACCTGCAGCCACCGATCCTGCGGGTCCACCCCCTCCTGCTGGAAAACCGGTAAGAGACGCAGGTGCATCAACATCGCCTAGGTCAAGTCTTCGGGATCCTGGCCCATCGCCTTCTGAGAAACCATCGACATCGGCAAGGACATCTGTTCGGGACCCGGGTCCTTCGACATCTCCCTCTCGTCCTGTTAGCACGAAGGAACCTGGGCGCATAAGCATTCAGGAAGCTGGACAATCGACGTCTGCAAAGGTGGTTAAGCTAGCTGCTCCCGATCCCAGATCTGCAAAGCCAccagaaaaggaaaaatttaGCTTGTTTAAAAGGAAGAAGAAACCCGAGGGGTCAGATGCGACACGGCCACCAGCCCGTGAGCCCAGGATACCTTCGGTTACCGCGGCTTCAACCCTGCAGAATAGGGCCAAAACCAACCGCATTCTTTACACCACCGATGAGGAGGTACGCGAAGCTCTCGTGGAGTTCTCCGTGTTCATAATCTTTCTGATACTAACATCATTGG TGGTTTTGTCCGTTCGGCATACGTATATGTTTTATTTCAACGACACGATGAAGAAACTATTCACTACTCGCGAAATGGTAGTGGCTCCTTCGGTCACGGTTGGTTTTGAGAAACTTATCACCGTGCCGGATTGGTGGGACTATCTGAAATATAACTTTCTTGTGACACTCCACGGCGATTTGACTTTTATGGACGAAGATCAAGGGAATCACACGACACCTTCGCCAAAGCCACCAAAGAACGAAGAATCACCCGAAGGAGTCGCGCCGGAAGCGCCTGAAGCGCCTGAAGCGCCTGAAGGCTCCCCAGAAGTGGGCAGATTGGTAGACGATTTACAATACTATGGCAATCCGTACATGGACCTCAGGGGGCATGGCAGAGCTAAGCGACAGAGCAGCTTGGATGAGTCCAGCGAGGACTCCAGCAAGGATGCCAGCGAAGATGTATCTGACGAGTATTCAAAACTTGATCACGATAACATTAGCGCACATCATCTGGAG GGGCGCGTCTTCCTGTATGAAAACCTCCTCTTGGGACCGCCACGTCTCCGGCAGATTCGAGTGCGAAAGGAAAGCTGCTACGTGAACGATGCCTTCATCCGGTACTTCAACACCTGCTATGCCGCGTACTCCGCCGGAGCAGAGGACCGAAAGGCGACGCATAAGGGTTCCCCGTTCCGGACGATGAACGACCTGGATTCCACGCCCATCTGGACGGTACTGGCCTTCTACCGCACCGGGGGATACACGGTGAACTTGGACTATGACAAAGACAAGAACGTGAAGATCATAAACAATCTACAGGAAATCCACTGGCTGGATCGGGGCTCACGTCTTTGTTTGGTTGAGTTCAATTTGTTTAACGAAAATACGGACATCTTTCAGAGCGTTAA GTTGATAGCGGAGATTCCGCCCACGGGTGGTGTTATACCACAAGCCCATCTGCAAACGGTAAAGAAGTACTCCTTCTTTACGGACCGCAGTATGCTCATGACAGTTATCTACATTTTCTGGTACATTATGGTTATATACTACACCATCTATGAAATCACTGAAATTCGCAAATCCGGAGTTAAAATTTACTTCTTTTCGATGCTGAACATCCTCGATTGCGGTATATTACTG GGCTGCTACCTCGCTTTAGTGTACAACATTTGGCACAGTTTCAAAGTGATGTCCCTCACTGCCAGAGCCCATACAGATGTGACCTACCAAAGTCTGGACGTTCTATGTTTCtggaatattatttatgtCGATATGATGGCCATTCTGGCCTTTCTTGTGTGGATTAAAATATTCAAGTTCATCAGTTTCAACAAGACACTGGTGCAGTTCACAACAACACTGAAAAGG TGCTCCAAAGACTTGGCTGGCTTCAGCTTGATGTTTGGCATTGTGTTTCTTGCCTATGCCCAACTGGGTCTTCTTCTATTTGGCACTAAGCATCCAGACTTCCGTAACTTTATCACCTCCATTCTGACCATGATAAGGATGATCCTTGGCGACTTTCAGTACAACCTCATTGAGCAAGCGAATCGAGTACTGGGTCCCATTTATTTCCTCACCTACATCCTGCTTGTGTTCTTCATTTTGTTG AACATGTTCCTGGCCATCATCATGGAGACCTACAACACGGTGAAGGGTGAAATCACCCAAGGTCGCAGTCACTTGGGATCCTATATCTACAAGAAACTGGCGGGCACGCTCTACTGGATCACCCATTGTGGGCGGAAGAGGCGCCCACAACCTCAAACGTCTATAAACGAAGACAAGGATGCGGAACATGATGTCGGCGCTGCGCAGGATGAACCGCAGGAAATGCGAAAGAACATGACCCCAGCCGA GCAACAGTACTTCCAGGATATTCCGCAAGGAGAAAACCAGGAGATGGTTCG CCTCAATAACCGTGTGGGCCTTCTAGAGGAAATTCTGGAGAAGTTGATTAACAACATGGATGATATTCTAAAACGCATCGAAAAAGATCATCATAACAAGAAAAAATAG
- the LOC120457300 gene encoding CUGBP Elav-like family member 3 isoform X5, translating into MSCGTRSHRLAEMHHPIQMKPADSENRNERKLFVGMLNKKYSEADVRQLFTGHGTIEECTVLRDQAGQSKGCAFVTFATKQNAIGAIKALHQSQTMDGCSAPLVVKFADTQKEKDQKKMQQIHAFCGINTPSGATAGAATPTINAATALIAAPPSAGRPNPSMAAALAAVPQVQQAGSAATAPTTLVPLNSTSALSASLAPNLLATNAAHQGAAAAAAYLGADPAAAAHLQLYQQLHGYGLSPAHYLPGLNFHHPPENSAHHSQHSPSISAASAASLSAAAATAASNPLGGAPPPTPTPTPTSAAGHAAGAGLLAAPSMSMQNLVTLLATPSAHHQLSLHHSSSSATSGHNNSSSATSGLHNQRLTFAAAPPPPIATTYNMPQLIGHPATPTQQGGGAQSLTFNALWPPNAADPYSSSLSGLTNGAAYGAASQPLTPSAIQAAAAGVAGKQIEGPDGSNLFIYHLPQEFIDTDLASTFLPFGNVLSAKVFIDKQTNLSKCFGFVSYDNPHSANAAIQAMHGFQIGTKRLKVQLKRSKDAAKPY; encoded by the exons AACGCAAACTTTTCGTTGGCATGCTGAACAAAAAGTACTCCGAGGCCGATGTGAGGCAGCTCTTCACGGGCCACGGAACCATCGAGGAGTGCACGGTGCTCCGGGATCAGGCTGGTCAGAGCAAGGGCTGCGCCTTCGTCACATTCGCCACCAAGCAGAACGCCATCGGAGCTATCAAG GCCCTCCATCAAAGTCAGACCATGGATGGCTGTTCAGCTCCGCTGGTTGTAAAATTCGCGGACacgcaaaaggaaaaagacCAAAAGAAGATGCAACAGATTCACGCATTCTGTGGCATCAATACGCCGAGCGGTGCGACAGCAGGtgcggccacgcccaccattAATGCAGCAACGGCACTCATAGCCGCTCCGCCCTCGGCGGGACGTCCCAATCCGTCGATGGCGGCCGCATTGGCGGCAGTGCCTCAGGTTCAGCAGGCTGGCTCTGCAGCAACGGCACCAACCACCCTCGTTCCCCTGAACTCCACCAGCGCCCTCAGTGCGTCCTTGGCGCCCAATCTCCTCGCCACCAATGCCGCCCACCAGggggcggcagcagcggccgCCTATTTGGGGGCGGATCCCGCTGCGGCGGCCCACCTTCAGCTGTACCAACAACTTCACGGATACGGACTCAGTCCGGCACACTATCTGCCAG GACTAAATTTCCACCACCCACCGGAAAACAGTGCCCACCACAGCCAGCACAGTCCCAGCATCAGcgccgcatcagcagcatctctatcggctgcagcagccacagcagcatcTAACCCACTTGGCGgcgcaccaccacccacacccacaccaacACCCACAAGTGCCGCCGGGCATGCTGCTGGCGCTGGACTGCTCGCCGCTCCATCCATGTCTATGCAGAATCTGGTAACCCTACTAGCCACGCCCTCCGCCCACCACCAGCTGTCCCTccaccacagcagcagcagcgccaccagcggccacaacaacagcagcagcgccaccaGCGGCCTCCACAACCAGCGGCTGACCTTCGCGGCcgccccaccaccacccatcgCTACCACCTACAACATGCCGCAGCTAATCGGTcacccggccacgcccactcagcAGGGGGGCGGGGCCCAATCGCTGACCTTCAATGCGCTGT GGCCTCCCAATGCCGCCGACCCCTACTCATCCTCCCTGAGCGGACTGACAAATGGAGCCGCCTACGGAGCCGCCTCTCAACCTCTGACCCCCAGCGCCATTCAAGCGGCAGCTGCTGGCGTGGCTGGCAAGCAGATCGAGG GTCCCGATGGCAGCAATCTTTTCATTTATCACCTACCTCAGGAGTTCATTGACACAGATCTCGCGTCGACGTTTCTGCCCTTCGGCAATGTCCTCTCGGCCAAGGTGTTCATCGATAAGCAGACCAACCTGTCGAAGTGCTTCGGCTTTGTGTCCTACGATAATCCACACTCGGCCAACGCGGCCATCCAGGCGATGCATGGCTTTCAAATCGGCACCAAGCGGCTGAAGGTTCAACTTAAACGTTCCAAGGATGCGGCCAAGCCGTACTAG
- the LOC120457300 gene encoding CUGBP Elav-like family member 2 isoform X6, with protein sequence MLNKKYSEADVRQLFTGHGTIEECTVLRDQAGQSKGCAFVTFATKQNAIGAIKALHQSQTMDGCSAPLVVKFADTQKEKDQKKMQQIHAFCGINTPSGATAGAATPTINAATALIAAPPSAGRPNPSMAAALAAVPQVQQAGSAATAPTTLVPLNSTSALSASLAPNLLATNAAHQGAAAAAAYLGADPAAAAHLQLYQQLHGYGLSPAHYLPGLNFHHPPENSAHHSQHSPSISAASAASLSAAAATAASNPLGGAPPPTPTPTPTSAAGHAAGAGLLAAPSMSMQNLVTLLATPSAHHQLSLHHSSSSATSGHNNSSSATSGLHNQRLTFAAAPPPPIATTYNMPQLIGHPATPTQQGGGAQSLTFNALWPPNAADPYSSSLSGLTNGAAYGAASQPLTPSAIQAAAAGVAGKQIEGPDGSNLFIYHLPQEFIDTDLASTFLPFGNVLSAKVFIDKQTNLSKCFGFVSYDNPHSANAAIQAMHGFQIGTKRLKVQLKRSKDAAKPY encoded by the exons ATGCTGAACAAAAAGTACTCCGAGGCCGATGTGAGGCAGCTCTTCACGGGCCACGGAACCATCGAGGAGTGCACGGTGCTCCGGGATCAGGCTGGTCAGAGCAAGGGCTGCGCCTTCGTCACATTCGCCACCAAGCAGAACGCCATCGGAGCTATCAAG GCCCTCCATCAAAGTCAGACCATGGATGGCTGTTCAGCTCCGCTGGTTGTAAAATTCGCGGACacgcaaaaggaaaaagacCAAAAGAAGATGCAACAGATTCACGCATTCTGTGGCATCAATACGCCGAGCGGTGCGACAGCAGGtgcggccacgcccaccattAATGCAGCAACGGCACTCATAGCCGCTCCGCCCTCGGCGGGACGTCCCAATCCGTCGATGGCGGCCGCATTGGCGGCAGTGCCTCAGGTTCAGCAGGCTGGCTCTGCAGCAACGGCACCAACCACCCTCGTTCCCCTGAACTCCACCAGCGCCCTCAGTGCGTCCTTGGCGCCCAATCTCCTCGCCACCAATGCCGCCCACCAGggggcggcagcagcggccgCCTATTTGGGGGCGGATCCCGCTGCGGCGGCCCACCTTCAGCTGTACCAACAACTTCACGGATACGGACTCAGTCCGGCACACTATCTGCCAG GACTAAATTTCCACCACCCACCGGAAAACAGTGCCCACCACAGCCAGCACAGTCCCAGCATCAGcgccgcatcagcagcatctctatcggctgcagcagccacagcagcatcTAACCCACTTGGCGgcgcaccaccacccacacccacaccaacACCCACAAGTGCCGCCGGGCATGCTGCTGGCGCTGGACTGCTCGCCGCTCCATCCATGTCTATGCAGAATCTGGTAACCCTACTAGCCACGCCCTCCGCCCACCACCAGCTGTCCCTccaccacagcagcagcagcgccaccagcggccacaacaacagcagcagcgccaccaGCGGCCTCCACAACCAGCGGCTGACCTTCGCGGCcgccccaccaccacccatcgCTACCACCTACAACATGCCGCAGCTAATCGGTcacccggccacgcccactcagcAGGGGGGCGGGGCCCAATCGCTGACCTTCAATGCGCTGT GGCCTCCCAATGCCGCCGACCCCTACTCATCCTCCCTGAGCGGACTGACAAATGGAGCCGCCTACGGAGCCGCCTCTCAACCTCTGACCCCCAGCGCCATTCAAGCGGCAGCTGCTGGCGTGGCTGGCAAGCAGATCGAGG GTCCCGATGGCAGCAATCTTTTCATTTATCACCTACCTCAGGAGTTCATTGACACAGATCTCGCGTCGACGTTTCTGCCCTTCGGCAATGTCCTCTCGGCCAAGGTGTTCATCGATAAGCAGACCAACCTGTCGAAGTGCTTCGGCTTTGTGTCCTACGATAATCCACACTCGGCCAACGCGGCCATCCAGGCGATGCATGGCTTTCAAATCGGCACCAAGCGGCTGAAGGTTCAACTTAAACGTTCCAAGGATGCGGCCAAGCCGTACTAG